A genome region from Melospiza melodia melodia isolate bMelMel2 chromosome 26, bMelMel2.pri, whole genome shotgun sequence includes the following:
- the LOC134429759 gene encoding chymotrypsin-C-like, with translation MLGAVCLVVLLGYAYGCGQPAVPPQLSSRVVGGEDAVAHSWPWQISLQYSRYGSWYHTCGGTLIAPQWVLTAAHCISSSLTYRVVLGMQDLSEDDDPGSVAVGVEKTIVHEDYDDYLIINDIALIKLAEEVQETDTVRAACLPAAGKILPNNFPCYVTGWGRIRTNGPLADALQQALLPVVDYATCSKWDWWGSYVDENMVCAGGDGVVSSCNGDSGGPLNCQRDDGIWEVEGIVSFGSALGCNTKKKPSVFTRVSAYIDWINGKMSSN, from the exons ATGCTGGGAGCCGTCTGTCTCGTCGTGCTGCTGGGCTACG CCTACGGATGCGGTCAGCCGGCCGTGCCACCACAGCTGAGCTCCCGCGTGGTGGGTGGTGAAGATGCTGTAGCCCACAGCTGGCCATGGCag ATCTCACTGCAGTACAGTCGCTATGGATCCTGGTACCATACTTGTGGTGGGACCCTCATTGCCCCCCAGTGGGTGCTGACAGCTGCCCACTGCATCAG CTCTTCCCTGACCTATCGTGTAGTGCTGGGAATGCAGGACCTGTCAGAGGATGACGATCCTGGTTCTGTGGCTGTTGGGGTGGAGAAGACCATCGTCCATGAGGATTATGATGACTACCTCATCAT CAACGACATTGCCCTGATCAAGCTGGCAGAGGAGGTGCAGGAGACTGACACTGTCCGTGCCGCCTGCCTGCCGGCTGCTGGCAAGATCCTGCCGAACAACTTCCCCTGCTATGTCACCGGCTGGGGACGCATCAGGA CCAACGGGCCCCTGGCTGATGCCCTGCAACAGGCTCTGCTGCCCGTGGTGGATTATGCGACCTGCTCCAAGTGGGACTGGTGGGGCAGCTATGTGGATGAAAACATGGTATGCGCCGGTGGCGATGGCGTCGTCTCTTCATGCAAT GGCGATTCTGGGGGCCCCCTGAACTGCCAGCGCGACGATGGGATCTGGGAGGTTGAGGGCATCGTCAGctttggctctgccctgggctgcaACACGAAAAAGAAGCCGTCAGTCTTCACCCGGGTGTCTGCCTACATCGACTGGATCAACGGG AAAATGAGCTCAAACTGA
- the LOC134429519 gene encoding chymotrypsin-C-like: protein MLGAVCLVVLLGYGCPTAYGCGQPAVPPQLSSRVVGGEDAVAHSWPWQISLQYSRSGSWNHYCGGTLIAPQWVLTAAHCISSSLTYRVALGRQDVSEADEPGSVAVAVEKIIVHEDWDDYYIRNDIALVKLAEEVQETDTVRVACLPAADKILPNDYPCYVTGWGSMRTNGPLATILQQALLPVVDYETCSQWDWWGSTVKKTMVCAGGDGTTSGCNGDSGGPLNCQRDDGIWEVEGIVSFGSARGCNTKRKPTVFTRVSAYIDWINEKMSAN, encoded by the exons ATGCTGGGAGCCGTCTGTCTCGTCGTGCTGCTGGGCTACG GGTGTCCCACAGCCTACGGATGCGGTCAGCCGGCCGTGCCACCACAGCTGAGCTCCCGCGTGGTGGGTGGTGAAGATGCTGTAGCCCACAGCTGGCCATGGCag ATCTCGCTGCAGTACAGTCGCTCTGGATCCTGGAACCACTATTGCGGCGGGACCCTCATTGCCCCCCAGTGGGTGCTGACAGCTGCCCACTGCATCAG CTCTTCCCTGACCTACCGGGTGGCGCTGGGCAGGCAGGACGTGTCAGAGGCTGACGAACCTGGTtctgtggccgtggctgtggagaAGATCATCGTCCATGAGGATTGGGATGACTACTACATTCG CAACGACATTGCCCTGGTCAAGCTGGCAGAGGAGGTGCAGGAGACTGACACCGTCCGTGTCGCCTGCCTGCCGGCTGCTGACAAGATCCTGCCCAACGACTACCCCTGCTATGTCACTGGCTGGGGAAGCATGAGGA CCAACGGGCCcctggccaccatcctgcagcAGGCTCTGCTGCCCGTGGTGGACTATGAgacctgctcccagtgggactggTGGGGCAGCACTGTGAAGAAGACCATGGTGTGCGCCGGCGGCGATGGCACCACCTCTGGATGCAAT GGCGATTCTGGGGGCCCCCTGAACTGCCAGCGCGACGATGGGATCTGGGAGGTCGAGGGCATCGTCAGCTTCGGCTCCGCCCGGGGCTGCAACACGAAAAGGAAGCCAACAGTCTTCACCCGGGTGTCCGCCTACATCGACTGGATCAACGAG AAAATGAGCGCAAACTGA